TGACCTCCAGCTCGTGGCTGACCAGCACGATCGTGGTGCCGAAGCGGTCGCGCACATCGCGCAGGATCCCCATCACCTCCTCGGTGGTGCCGGAGTCCAGGGATGAGGTCGGCTCGTCGCACAGCAGGATCTTCGGCCGGGTCACCAGCGCCCGCGCGATCGCCACCCGCTGCTTCTCCCCGCCGGAGAGGCGGCTGGGGTGCTTGTGGCGGTGGTCGGCCATCTTCACGAACTCGAGCATCCGGGTCACGGTGTCCGGTTCGCGGCGGTGCTGCAGGCGCAGGGGCCGGGCCACGTTGTCGAGGACGGTCGCATTGCCCAGCAGGTTGAACTGCTGGAACACCATTCCGATGTCGCGCCGGCGCACGCGCAGTGCGCGCGGGGACAGGGCGCCGAGGTCCTCGCCATCGACTCGCACGGTCCCGGAGGTGGGGGCCTCGAGGTGGTTGATCAGTCGCAGCAGCGTCGACTTCCCGGCGCCGGATTCGCCCACGATCCCGAAGATCTCGCGGTCCCCGATGGTCAGGGTGATGTCCTCCAGCGCCGTCACTGCGGAGCGCCCCTGAGGGAAACTCCTGGTGACGTGGCTCAGCTCGATCATCGTCGGGCAAGCGTACCGAGCGTGCTGGTCAGGAGGATATGTCCTGCATCACGTTCAGCGTTCAACCACCAGCTCCACGTCGGCCGCGCCCTGCCCGTCCAGCAGCTTGGAGACGGGGCAGCGTGCATGCGCCGCCGCGGCGAGCTCCCGGGCCCGCTCCGGGGCCAGGGAGTCGATGTGCACCAGGGCGCGGGGGACGAAGCGGATGCCGCCCGCCGGGTCGCGGTGCAGCTCCACCTCGACACTCACCGAGCTCTCGTGCTCCAGGTGCTGTTCGGCGAGCACCACCCGTAGCGTCTCGCCCAGGCAGGTGCTCCAGGCCATCGCCAGGAACTGCTCGGGGTTGAAGCCGCTCGCGCTGGGCCGGGGTCCCCCGGTCGGCAGGACGATCGCACCGTCCGCACCATCCGCACCGTCCGCACCGTCCGCTTCGTCCGCCCTGCGAGTCGTGAGCCCGAGCTCCACGGCGGAGGAGTCGCGCACTCGCACCTGGCCCGCGGTGCCGGCGAGGTTCTGGACCCGCGCGGTGTACAGGGGGCGGGACGGGGTCTGCGGAGCGGGGTCGGTCGTCATCTGTCCAGGCTACGCCGCAGTGCTCCGGCAGACGGGGGCAGCGGGTGAGGGTCCGCGGCTCACTCCGGGGTCGGTGCGTCCGGGGTCGG
The window above is part of the Brachybacterium vulturis genome. Proteins encoded here:
- a CDS encoding methionine ABC transporter ATP-binding protein; translation: MIELSHVTRSFPQGRSAVTALEDITLTIGDREIFGIVGESGAGKSTLLRLINHLEAPTSGTVRVDGEDLGALSPRALRVRRRDIGMVFQQFNLLGNATVLDNVARPLRLQHRREPDTVTRMLEFVKMADHRHKHPSRLSGGEKQRVAIARALVTRPKILLCDEPTSSLDSGTTEEVMGILRDVRDRFGTTIVLVSHELEVIKSSCDRAAVLSRGRLAALTEVSPPPPRERFDSYAARAREFLA
- a CDS encoding OsmC family protein; translated protein: MTTDPAPQTPSRPLYTARVQNLAGTAGQVRVRDSSAVELGLTTRRADEADGADGADGADGAIVLPTGGPRPSASGFNPEQFLAMAWSTCLGETLRVVLAEQHLEHESSVSVEVELHRDPAGGIRFVPRALVHIDSLAPERARELAAAAHARCPVSKLLDGQGAADVELVVER